Within the Candidatus Neomarinimicrobiota bacterium genome, the region TTCCTCGTAGTGGTCGTGCTCCGGCAACACATCAGCGATGGCCGACCTGAGCGCCACCAGGCGGTGATGCTGGATCCTGGGGGTCGTATAGCCGTCCCAAGAAGAGAGGACCCCGCCGGAAACGGTCACGATCACCGTAAGCACCACGATCATTCTGGCTGACGTGCTCATGCGGCCACCTCGCCGAAAGGTTTAGGCTTGGTGTAGCGGTTAATGAGCGGAGTGAGGGCATTCATGAGTAGTATGGCGTACATCACTCCTTCGGGCAATCCGCCGTAGAGCCGGATTATGATGAGGATCACCCCCGCACCGAATCCGAAAATCCACGAACCCCTGGGT harbors:
- a CDS encoding RnfABCDGE type electron transport complex subunit D, which produces MFGFGAGVILIIIRLYGGLPEGVMYAILLMNALTPLINRYTKPKPFGEVAA